From the Musa acuminata AAA Group cultivar baxijiao chromosome BXJ3-7, Cavendish_Baxijiao_AAA, whole genome shotgun sequence genome, one window contains:
- the LOC103973935 gene encoding UBP1-associated protein 2B-like, whose amino-acid sequence MATKKRKVDQEDELLSGALNHAADPLSQAHHQPVVYTPAPASDDDDGGEDDDDDVGTLLEPLSRDQLVGLLRTAAASDPATLAEIRRVADLDPSHRKLFVHGLGWDTTAEGLRAAFASYGDIDDCRVIVDKASGRSKGYGFVLFRHRSSARLALHCPQKVIENRMTSCQLASSGPSAPSVHHHNPGPHHHQNPNPSPGPASHQDNVSRKIYVGNVHSDVDGGRLLAFFSQYGEIEEGPIGFDRHTGKPKGYALFVYKTVEGALRALEEPNKNFEGHLLYCQRATDNKSKAAPIQTPAAPPNVASSTGTLNGSGYAGTPDMGLAQQAAMLGQGLLGMGGTQAFGQGMQQNAAVLALLAAAGQNPAAFGITPAMITSLNPAFAAAFGAAGSQQAVTAPTGPQVAQVPTYGMGNAAYQGPPGYHAPTGFQGSPGLQGPPGFQGAQSVAQQGGGGASSYQGVPTGQGPISRPPTGPMGGYGPL is encoded by the coding sequence ATGGCTACCAAGAAGAGGAAGGTCGACCAAGAGGATGAGCTTCTATCCGGCGCCCTAAACCACGCCGCCGATCCTCTCTCCCAGGCCCACCACCAGCCCGTCGTCTACACTCCGGCCCCGGCCTCTGACGACGACGACGGTGGCGAGGACGACGATGATGACGTGGGGACGCTCCTGGAGCCGCTGTCGAGGGACCAGCTCGTCGGCCTCCTCCGCACCGCTGCCGCCTCCGACCCTGCCACCCTCGCGGAGATCCGCCGCGTCGCCGATCTCGACCCCTCCCACCGCAAGCTCTTCGTCCACGGCCTCGGCTGGGACACTACCGCGGAGGGCCTCCGTGCCGCTTTCGCCAGCTACGGCGACATTGACGACTGCCGCGTCATCGTCGACAAGGCAAGCGGCCGATCCAAGGGCTACGGCTTCGTCCTCTTCCGCCACCGCAGCTCTGCCCGACTTGCCCTCCACTGCCCCCAGAAGGTCATCGAGAATCGCATGACCTCCTGCCAACTGGCCTCCTCCGGCCCCTCCGCCCCCTCCGTCCACCACCACAACCCGGGTCCGCACCACcaccaaaaccctaaccctagccctgGCCCCGCCTCTCATCAGGACAACGTCTCGAGGAAGATATACGTGGGGAACGTTCATTCTGACGTTGACGGTGGCCGCCTCCTTGCCTTCTTTTCCCAGTACGGCGAGATTGAGGAGGGGCCCATTGGCTTTGATCGTCACACGGGGAAGCCAAAAGGGTACGCCCTCTTTGTCTACAAGACCGTGGAGGGCGCTCTAAGGGCCCTCGAGGAGCCAAACAAGAATTTTGAGGGTCACCTGCTCTACTGTCAGCGAGCCACTGATAACAAGAGTAAGGCGGCGCCCATTCAAACTCCTGCTGCTCCGCCAAATGTGGCTTCCAGCACAGGGACTCTCAATGGGTCTGGTTATGCAGGGACCCCAGATATGGGGTTAGCACAACAAGCTGCGATGTTAGGACAGGGTCTCCTTGGCATGGGCGGTACACAAGCCTTTGGTCAGGGGATGCAACAAAATGCTGCGGTGCTGGCTCTACTGGCAGCAGCTGGGCAAAATCCTGCAGCTTTTGGGATCACGCCGGCCATGATTACTTCTTTGAACCCTGCTTTTGCAGCTGCATTTGGTGCAGCAGGGAGTCAGCAAGCTGTAACTGCTCCAACCGGTCCTCAGGTAGCACAGGTGCCAACCTACGGAATGGGAAATGCTGCATATCAAGGACCTCCAGGGTATCATGCACCTACAGGTTTTCAAGGTTCACCAGGGTTGCAGGGCCCTCCAGGTTTCCAGGGAGCTCAGTCAGTTGCTCAACAAGGAGGTGGAGGTGCCAGTTCTTATCAAGGAGTTCCAACAGGGCAAGGTCCAATCTCGAGGCCACCAACTGGACCAATGGGTGGATATGGACCACTTTAG